Part of the Streptomyces sp. f51 genome is shown below.
CTGAGACCGGCCGGGGCGGTGGCGCGGTGACGGTCGCTCCCTCCGCCCCGGCCTCCCCGACCACGGCCGGAGGCAGGGAAGGTCGTACGGCCGCCTCGGCTCCCGCCCGTCCGACGCCGCCTCGGCTCCCGCCCGTCCGACGCCGACCCCGCCCGTCCGGCGCCGACCCGGCTCCCGCCCGTCCGGCGCCAGGCGGGGCTCAGCCCCCGCCGGCCCGCTGCCCGACGACCGCGGGACCGACCACCAGATCGGCGCGGTCCCGGGTCGCGGCGACGAGATCGGCGTTGCGCTGGTCCGTGCCGAGCACCCAGGCCACCGCCGTGCCGTGGTCCTTCCCGAACTCCTCGTGCCGTGCGACCAGTCTGCGGACGCGCTCGGTCTCGTCGAGCTCGCAGAACCACACCTCGTCGAGCTGCGCGCGGGCCCGCGGCCACGCGTCCTCGCCCAGCAGCAGGTAGTTCCCCTCGGTGACGATCAGACGGGCGTCCCGGGGCACCGCGATGGCTCCCGCCAGCGGCTGTTCGAGGACACGCTCGAAACCGGGCGCGTAGACGAGCTCCTCCTCGTCCTCGCGCAGCCTGCGCAGCAGGGCCGCGTACCCCGCCGCGTCGAACGTGTCCGGAGCGCCCTTGCGGTCCCGGCGGCCCAGCCGGTCCAGTTCGGCGTCCGCCAGATGGAACCCGTCCATCGGCACATGGGCGACACGGAACGGCGCGACCTCGCGGAGCCGCGCGGCCAGCCGTTCGGCGAGCGTCGTCTTGCCCGCCCCCGGACTCCCGGCGATCCCGAGCAGGGCGCGGCGGCCGGGCCGCACCAGCGCGGCGGCCCGCTCGGCCAACTCCTCGAAGGACGCGCACGCCTCGGTCATACGAGCCCGCACCGGGGCACGGCAACAGCGATCTCCATGCCCTCAAGTATCACCCTGGGCCAGGGCGGTGATGTGGCGCTCGACACCCGCTGGAGACGGATCCCGGGGGCAGACTCCTCGTATGACTGAGCTCGGCCTGCCGCAACAGATCCTGGCGTGCCTCTTCGACCTCGACGGGGTGATCACGAAGACCGCGGTCGTCCACGCGGCCGCCTGGAAGAGGACGTTCGACGACTTCCTGCGGGAACGCGACGGCGACGGCTTCCGCCCCTTCGACGACGCCGACTACTCCGCCCACGTCGACGGCATGCCCCGCGCCGACGGCGTACGGTCCTTCCTCGCCTCACGCGGCATCGAACTCCCCGAGGGCACCCCCGGCGACCCGCCGGACCGGGCCACCGTCAACGGCCTCGGCAACCGCAAGAACGAGCTCCTCCTCGACATGATCCGCACCGACGGGGTCGAGGCCTACGACGGCACCCTGCGCTACATCGAGGCGGTACGGGCCCGCGGCCTGCGCACCGCCGTCGTCTCCTCCAGCGCCAACTGCCGCGACGTCCTGCGCTCGGTGGGGGCGGAGGACCTCTTCGACGTGCGGGTCGACGGTGTCGTCGCCGCCGAGCGGAGGCTGCCGGGCAAGCCGCGCCCCGACACCTTCCTGGCCGCGGCGAAGGACCTCGGGGTCGATCCGTCCCGGGCGGCCGTCTTCGAGGACGCGCTCGCCGGCATGGACGCGGGCCGCTCCGGCCACTTCGGGTACGTCGTCGGCGTGGACCGCGTGGGCCAGAGCGACGCCCTGCGCGCCCACGGCGCCGACGTCGTCGTAGAGGATCTGGACGAACTGGGGGAGCGCGCGTGATCACGCACGCGTCGTACGGAGTCGAGCCCTGGGCCCTGCGCGAGAGCGAACTGCACCTCGGCCTGCTGCCGCAGAGCGAGTCCGTGTTCGCTCTCGCCAACGGCCACATCGGCTGGCGCGGCAACCTCGACGAGGGCGAGCCCCACGGTCTGCCCGGCTCCTACCTCGGCGGCGTCCACGAGACGCATCCCCTGCCCTACGCGGAGGCGGGCTACGGCTATCCGGAGTCCGGACAGACCGTCATCAACGTCACCAACGGCAAGATCGTCCGGCTGCTCGTCGACGACGAACCCTTCGACCTGCGCTACGGCCGGCTGCGCTCCCATGAGCGCGTTCTCGACCTGCGCACCGGGCTGCTCACCCGCACCTGCGAGTGGACCTCACCGGCCGGCTCCACGGTCAGGGTGCGCTCCACCCGGCTCGTCTCCTTCACCCAGCGGGCGATCGCGGCCGTCGCCTACGAGGTCGAGCCCGTCGACAGCCCGATCAGGGTGGTCGTCCAGTCGGAGCTGGTCGCCAACGAACAACTGCCCGGCCACGACGGCGATCCGCGCACGGCCGTCGCCCTCGACGCGCCGCTGGAGGCGGAGGAACACTTCGCGGCGGGCGGCCGTCTGCGACTCCTGCACCGCACCCGGCACAGCGGCCTGCGGGTCGCGGCGGCCGCCGACCACACCGTCACGGGACCCGAAGGGACCACCCTGAGCGGCGAGAGCGGCGACGACCTCGCCCGCCTCACGGTCACCTCAGTGCTGGAGCCGGGCAGCGCACTGCGCTTGGAGAAGACCGTCTCCTACGGCTGGTCGGCCACCCGCTCCCTGCCCGCCCTGCGCGACCAGGTCGACGCGGCCCTCGCCGCCGCCCGGCACAGCGGCTGGTCCCGGCTCGTGGACGAACAGCGCTCCTACCTGGACGACTTCTGGGACCGCGCCGACGTCGAGGTGGACGGCGACGAGGAGATCCAGCAGGCCGTACGCTTCGCCCTCTTCCACGTGCTCCAGGCGGGCGCCCGCGCGGAACAGCGCGCCATCCCCGCCAAGGGCCTGACCGGCTCCGGCTACGACGGCCACGCCTTCTGGGACACCGAGACCTTCGTCCTGCCGCTGCTCACCTACACCTCGCCCGGCGCCGTCGCCGAGGCGCTGCGCTGGCGCCGCAACACCCTTCCTGCCGCCCGCGAACGGGCCGCCCAACTCGGCCTGCGCGGAGCCGCGTTCCCCTGGCGGACCATAGCCGGACCGGAGGGTTCGGCGTACTGGCCGGCCGGCACCGCCGCCTTCCACGTCAACGCCGACATCGCCGACGCCGTCGTCCGCTACACCGCCGCCACCGGCG
Proteins encoded:
- a CDS encoding nucleoside/nucleotide kinase family protein gives rise to the protein MTEACASFEELAERAAALVRPGRRALLGIAGSPGAGKTTLAERLAARLREVAPFRVAHVPMDGFHLADAELDRLGRRDRKGAPDTFDAAGYAALLRRLREDEEELVYAPGFERVLEQPLAGAIAVPRDARLIVTEGNYLLLGEDAWPRARAQLDEVWFCELDETERVRRLVARHEEFGKDHGTAVAWVLGTDQRNADLVAATRDRADLVVGPAVVGQRAGGG
- a CDS encoding beta-phosphoglucomutase family hydrolase; the protein is MTELGLPQQILACLFDLDGVITKTAVVHAAAWKRTFDDFLRERDGDGFRPFDDADYSAHVDGMPRADGVRSFLASRGIELPEGTPGDPPDRATVNGLGNRKNELLLDMIRTDGVEAYDGTLRYIEAVRARGLRTAVVSSSANCRDVLRSVGAEDLFDVRVDGVVAAERRLPGKPRPDTFLAAAKDLGVDPSRAAVFEDALAGMDAGRSGHFGYVVGVDRVGQSDALRAHGADVVVEDLDELGERA
- a CDS encoding glycosyl hydrolase family 65 protein produces the protein MITHASYGVEPWALRESELHLGLLPQSESVFALANGHIGWRGNLDEGEPHGLPGSYLGGVHETHPLPYAEAGYGYPESGQTVINVTNGKIVRLLVDDEPFDLRYGRLRSHERVLDLRTGLLTRTCEWTSPAGSTVRVRSTRLVSFTQRAIAAVAYEVEPVDSPIRVVVQSELVANEQLPGHDGDPRTAVALDAPLEAEEHFAAGGRLRLLHRTRHSGLRVAAAADHTVTGPEGTTLSGESGDDLARLTVTSVLEPGSALRLEKTVSYGWSATRSLPALRDQVDAALAAARHSGWSRLVDEQRSYLDDFWDRADVEVDGDEEIQQAVRFALFHVLQAGARAEQRAIPAKGLTGSGYDGHAFWDTETFVLPLLTYTSPGAVAEALRWRRNTLPAARERAAQLGLRGAAFPWRTIAGPEGSAYWPAGTAAFHVNADIADAVVRYTAATGDTAFERDTGVELLTETARLWRSLGHHDHRGGFHIDGVTGPDEYSAVADDNTYTNLMARANLLAAADAVERHPRRAAELGVDEEESAAWRDAAEAMHVPYNDELGVHEQHAGFTRGQRWDFTATRPDQYPLMLHFPYFDIYRKQVVKQADLVLALYKCSPFFDEEHKARDFAYYEPLTVRDSSLSACCQAVIAAETGHSGLAYDYLVEAALMDLEDLEHNTRDGLHIASLAGTWTALVAGFGGLRHHGDTLEFAPRLPERFSRLAFSLEVLGRRLRVEIGQDAATYTLASGGPLEIRHHRETLTVDADKPRSLPIPPQRPRPAPDQPPHRRPNSRG